In Argonema galeatum A003/A1, a single genomic region encodes these proteins:
- a CDS encoding DUF1995 family protein, with translation MAELPQSLEEAIAQSREATLAAIANGCSRLQVELNFPEIALQAQSIAQQFIPVFEDRISHLKVFFPDAGAAALARRDWGEVPFKIQDIGMGRTPIQNKIEPEDEVFLLVDLSAVEVGEVEKLCNAAGSRPVILLIPHLEDAATVGIGYTARQLRERLLNTLESCYYVKPVEGAALFRCYPSPWQVWLQNSENYNLIAELPKKPVGDELDRILFNATQPNSANAGDAPRPKKPGLFTNMERFLRALSR, from the coding sequence ATGGCAGAACTACCCCAAAGTCTTGAAGAAGCGATCGCACAATCTCGCGAAGCTACCCTGGCTGCGATCGCAAATGGTTGCTCCCGGCTGCAAGTAGAGTTAAATTTCCCAGAAATCGCACTCCAAGCACAGTCCATCGCCCAGCAATTCATCCCCGTCTTTGAAGACCGCATTTCCCACCTGAAAGTTTTTTTCCCCGATGCCGGTGCTGCCGCATTGGCCCGCCGCGACTGGGGAGAAGTTCCTTTTAAAATTCAAGACATTGGCATGGGTAGAACTCCCATCCAAAACAAAATTGAGCCGGAAGATGAGGTATTCTTGCTGGTTGACCTCAGTGCGGTGGAAGTGGGGGAAGTAGAAAAGCTGTGCAACGCAGCGGGCTCAAGGCCCGTTATTTTACTCATTCCCCACTTGGAAGATGCCGCTACTGTCGGTATCGGTTATACTGCCCGTCAACTGCGGGAACGGTTACTCAATACCTTGGAATCTTGCTACTATGTCAAACCCGTAGAAGGGGCAGCTTTGTTTCGCTGCTATCCCTCTCCTTGGCAGGTTTGGCTCCAAAATAGCGAAAACTACAATTTGATTGCCGAATTGCCTAAAAAACCCGTTGGCGACGAACTCGATCGAATTCTATTCAACGCAACTCAGCCTAACAGCGCCAATGCAGGTGATGCCCCACGTCCCAAAAAACCCGGACTTTTCACCAATATGGAACGTTTCTTACGGGCATTGAGCCGATAG
- a CDS encoding DUF559 domain-containing protein — translation MALNEEVLVAILPNRLDLEIARDRHWYRIPVDKVHKFLNQRWPPQWIAFYQPGTFGKQAFAVRYYAKIEQISEVFRSEFFPELPKDRKSRQRYSKLELSSLQRLETSIFSRRSRRIVFIQTTWEKFTNAGEINDLYDESPLEDKLWAEFKQLEINAERQEFVTARNNNYALDFAIYCTYGKINIETDGDTWHADKERIPLDNQRNNDLQTEGWDILRFNTYHIQEKMAEDCLPIIIENINRLGGLKEEGRGFPRLIKSNSSAEFVQLSLF, via the coding sequence ATGGCATTAAATGAAGAAGTATTAGTCGCCATCCTACCTAATCGGCTAGATTTGGAAATTGCTCGCGATCGCCATTGGTATCGCATTCCTGTAGATAAGGTGCATAAATTTCTCAATCAGCGTTGGCCTCCTCAATGGATTGCTTTTTACCAACCAGGAACTTTTGGCAAACAAGCTTTTGCCGTTAGATATTATGCTAAAATTGAGCAAATTAGCGAAGTTTTTCGGTCGGAATTTTTTCCAGAATTACCAAAGGACAGAAAAAGCCGCCAGCGTTATTCTAAACTAGAGTTATCCTCATTGCAACGTTTAGAAACATCAATATTCAGCCGTCGATCGCGTCGGATTGTTTTCATCCAAACTACCTGGGAAAAATTCACCAATGCAGGTGAGATTAACGATTTGTATGATGAAAGTCCTCTGGAAGATAAATTGTGGGCTGAATTTAAACAATTAGAAATTAATGCCGAACGTCAGGAGTTTGTGACAGCTAGAAACAATAACTACGCCCTTGACTTTGCCATTTACTGTACTTACGGTAAAATCAATATTGAAACTGACGGCGATACCTGGCACGCTGACAAAGAACGCATTCCTTTAGATAATCAGCGAAATAACGACTTGCAAACAGAAGGTTGGGATATCTTGCGATTCAATACTTATCACATTCAAGAAAAAATGGCTGAGGATTGTCTACCGATAATTATTGAAAATATTAACCGTCTCGGAGGTTTGAAGGAAGAAGGTAGAGGTTTCCCGCGTTTAATTAAATCGAATTCATCGGCTGAATTTGTGCAATTGAGTTTGTTTTAA
- a CDS encoding DUF7682 family zinc-binding protein yields the protein MPRRKKQFQCGHKGYGQMCHLCAQKKAVLEQKRQLKNEWESTFADDPIDLRDLPIHVVVKARTVIAALQQHKNYTDFGGKRLRHDRFVVSIPITRNYRMLCRDCGNILIPLAVLSHEDYNVRKPGS from the coding sequence ATGCCTAGAAGAAAAAAGCAATTTCAGTGCGGCCACAAGGGCTATGGTCAAATGTGCCATCTGTGTGCCCAAAAAAAAGCCGTACTGGAACAAAAAAGACAGCTAAAAAACGAGTGGGAGTCCACTTTTGCCGATGATCCCATAGATTTAAGGGATCTACCCATCCATGTGGTGGTCAAGGCACGCACTGTGATTGCGGCTTTACAGCAGCACAAAAATTACACAGATTTTGGCGGCAAGCGATTGCGGCACGATCGCTTCGTGGTCAGCATTCCCATCACCCGCAACTACCGAATGCTCTGCCGGGACTGCGGTAATATCTTAATTCCCCTAGCTGTCTTGTCCCATGAGGACTACAATGTCCGCAAACCGGGAAGTTAG
- a CDS encoding GNAT family N-acetyltransferase: MKTHYRDFVIRSWEEGDLAFAADVIHSVLTEYGLPWEPTEADKDVLQIEECYLAVAGEFWVVEQEGQVVGTAAYYPIKRASDAVEIRKMYLLPSARRKGLGKFLLKELESAIASRGFQQIWIETASVLKQAVQLYESSGYQPASGVETARCDRVYVKHIS; this comes from the coding sequence GTGAAAACTCACTATCGCGATTTTGTGATTCGTTCTTGGGAGGAGGGCGATCTGGCCTTTGCTGCCGATGTCATCCATTCCGTGTTAACCGAGTACGGCTTGCCTTGGGAACCAACAGAGGCAGACAAAGATGTATTGCAGATCGAAGAATGTTATCTGGCAGTTGCGGGAGAGTTCTGGGTGGTGGAACAGGAGGGACAAGTGGTAGGAACAGCTGCTTATTATCCCATCAAAAGAGCGTCAGACGCAGTAGAAATTCGCAAAATGTATCTGTTGCCATCTGCAAGGAGAAAAGGACTGGGGAAATTTTTATTGAAAGAGTTAGAAAGTGCGATCGCATCTAGAGGTTTTCAACAGATTTGGATAGAAACTGCCTCAGTTTTAAAACAAGCAGTGCAACTATATGAAAGCAGCGGCTATCAACCTGCCTCTGGAGTAGAGACAGCGAGATGCGATCGCGTTTATGTAAAACACATCTCTTAG
- a CDS encoding DUF655 domain-containing protein, translating into MIYAIVRQVATILLALTLAACQRAGPQTQRSAPLPLPQDPVVKVYFNHSESAEYREPYRKQTRSGDDLEQQIVDAIATAKSTVDVAVQELRLPHIAKALADRKKAGVKVRVILENTYSRPWSKFTPDEVAKLPERERGRYNEFVKLADQNGDNKLSQDEIDRGDAIVMLQNAGIPIIDDTADGSKGSALMHHKFVVVDDRTLIITSANFTTSDIHGDFISPSSLGNANNLLSIDNSELATLFTAEFNILWGDGPGGNPDSKFGIKKPFRPVQQITLGTTTIAVHFSPTSSTQPWEESSNGLIGKTLNTATQSVNMALFVFSEQRLANILETDNQRGVQIRALIDADFAYRSYSEALDMMGVALLNNCKYEVDNRPWQNPITTVGIPQLKKGDLLHHKFGVVDKQIVITGSHNWSAAANTNNDETVLVIQSPTVAAHFEREFDRLYADSILGLPDGIKQKIKNQQQQCPPLKTVSSPSAASSTTAKVSENTINQKVNLNTASQQELEALPGVGPKLAQQIIQSRQKKPFTSLQDLDNVPGVGPSLLDKLKDRVTW; encoded by the coding sequence TTGATATATGCAATCGTGAGGCAAGTAGCAACGATTCTTTTAGCACTGACCTTAGCTGCTTGTCAACGGGCTGGGCCGCAAACTCAGCGATCGGCCCCTTTACCCCTGCCCCAAGATCCTGTTGTTAAAGTTTACTTCAACCACTCTGAGTCGGCTGAGTACAGAGAACCCTACCGCAAGCAAACGCGATCGGGAGATGACTTGGAACAGCAGATAGTCGATGCGATCGCCACTGCTAAGTCTACCGTGGATGTGGCTGTTCAGGAGTTGCGGTTACCTCATATTGCCAAGGCTTTGGCCGATCGCAAAAAAGCTGGGGTTAAGGTAAGGGTAATTCTGGAGAATACTTACAGCCGTCCTTGGAGTAAATTTACACCAGATGAGGTAGCGAAACTACCGGAACGGGAACGCGGACGCTACAACGAATTTGTCAAGTTAGCAGACCAAAATGGCGATAATAAACTCAGCCAAGATGAGATCGATCGAGGGGATGCGATCGTCATGTTGCAAAATGCCGGTATTCCCATAATTGATGATACCGCTGATGGTTCAAAAGGCAGTGCTTTAATGCACCATAAATTTGTCGTCGTTGACGATCGCACTCTCATTATTACATCGGCAAATTTTACAACTAGCGACATTCACGGCGACTTTATATCTCCCAGCAGTTTGGGAAATGCTAACAATCTTCTCAGCATTGATAATTCCGAATTAGCAACTCTTTTCACAGCAGAATTTAACATTCTATGGGGCGATGGCCCTGGTGGTAATCCAGATAGCAAATTTGGCATCAAAAAGCCGTTTCGACCAGTTCAGCAAATCACTCTAGGAACTACTACCATTGCAGTTCATTTCTCGCCAACATCATCAACGCAGCCTTGGGAAGAAAGCAGCAACGGTCTGATCGGTAAAACCTTAAATACCGCTACCCAATCGGTAAATATGGCGTTGTTTGTATTTTCAGAACAGCGACTTGCGAATATCTTAGAAACTGACAATCAACGCGGTGTGCAAATACGAGCTTTAATCGATGCCGACTTTGCCTATCGCAGCTATAGCGAAGCGCTGGATATGATGGGCGTTGCTTTGCTTAATAATTGCAAATACGAAGTTGATAACCGTCCTTGGCAAAATCCGATTACCACTGTAGGCATTCCCCAACTAAAAAAAGGCGATCTGTTGCATCACAAATTTGGTGTTGTAGACAAACAAATTGTTATTACTGGTTCCCACAACTGGTCAGCAGCAGCAAACACTAATAATGACGAAACAGTTTTAGTAATTCAAAGTCCCACCGTTGCAGCCCATTTTGAGCGCGAGTTCGATCGGCTTTATGCTGATTCTATACTCGGTTTACCAGATGGAATTAAGCAAAAAATTAAGAATCAGCAGCAACAATGTCCGCCCCTAAAAACCGTATCTTCACCTTCGGCGGCAAGTTCAACTACAGCTAAAGTTAGCGAAAATACCATTAATCAGAAAGTTAATCTCAATACTGCTAGCCAACAGGAATTGGAAGCTTTACCAGGAGTGGGGCCTAAATTGGCGCAGCAAATTATTCAGTCACGTCAAAAGAAACCTTTCACTTCTTTACAAGATTTGGACAATGTGCCAGGAGTCGGGCCGAGTTTGTTGGATAAGTTGAAAGACCGAGTTACTTGGTAG
- a CDS encoding transposase: MEDEVRADYDSAWKEALTVYFEPFMAFCFADTHSDIDWEKGYETLDTELQEVIRDAETGRRLADKLVKVWLNSGEEAIVLIHVEIQGQEQSDFAERMYIYNHRLFDRYRQKVFSFAVLGDENTNWRPTGYSYSRWGFESSLQFPVVKLLDYPAATLEESTNPFATIIAAHLETQATRSDLPRRFQLKLRLVRRLYERGYSKNQILELFRFIEWIMALPEAVQQEFKTEIKRIEEERRMPYITSFERDGIQQGRLQTSHEAVIDVLETRFLTVPDALKNRIFAIEDLAMLKRLHKRAITVTSVQEFEELLAQGEF; the protein is encoded by the coding sequence ATGGAAGATGAAGTGCGAGCCGACTACGACAGCGCTTGGAAAGAAGCCCTAACTGTCTATTTTGAGCCATTTATGGCTTTTTGTTTTGCAGATACTCACAGCGATATTGATTGGGAGAAAGGTTATGAAACTTTAGACACCGAATTGCAAGAAGTGATTCGCGATGCCGAGACAGGCAGGCGTTTAGCAGATAAGCTAGTAAAAGTATGGCTGAACTCCGGCGAAGAAGCGATTGTGTTAATTCATGTCGAAATTCAAGGACAAGAGCAGTCAGATTTTGCCGAGCGGATGTATATTTACAATCATCGGTTATTCGATCGCTATCGGCAAAAAGTCTTCAGCTTTGCCGTATTGGGAGATGAAAACACCAATTGGCGACCGACAGGCTATAGTTATAGTCGATGGGGATTTGAGAGCAGTTTGCAGTTTCCGGTAGTGAAACTGCTCGACTATCCAGCAGCTACCCTAGAGGAAAGCACTAATCCCTTTGCTACCATTATCGCCGCGCATCTGGAAACCCAAGCAACACGCAGTGATTTACCGCGCCGTTTCCAGTTAAAATTGAGGTTAGTGCGACGACTGTACGAGCGCGGCTATAGTAAAAATCAGATTTTGGAGTTGTTCCGGTTCATTGAATGGATCATGGCATTACCGGAGGCAGTTCAGCAAGAGTTTAAAACTGAAATCAAGCGAATAGAGGAGGAAAGGCGAATGCCATACATTACCAGTTTTGAGCGGGATGGTATACAGCAGGGTCGCCTGCAAACGTCTCACGAGGCTGTAATTGATGTTCTGGAAACGCGGTTTTTAACTGTGCCAGATGCCTTAAAAAATCGCATTTTTGCGATCGAAGATTTAGCAATGCTGAAACGACTGCATAAACGCGCTATTACTGTTACTTCGGTGCAGGAGTTTGAGGAGTTATTGGCACAAGGAGAGTTTTAA
- a CDS encoding globin domain-containing protein, translating to MSLKVELLEQSFQRIRPQADEFAASFYENLFAANPKLKPLFSNTDIKKQQKKLIGSLVLVVENLRRPEVLGQVLKDLGGRHIQYGVLPKYYPMVGEALLVTFEQYLQLSWTPEVKQAWVDAYGAIANLMLEGAGYTAPSLPSQTVSTPSAKVEKAPVPQQSPVLQVELQKVPTPSFEVNKTPTPQKSGALQVELLESSFAKVRPQAEQFAASFYENLFAANPEVKPLFGSTDMKKQQKKLISSLVLVVESLRRPEVLGQVLKDLGGRHISYGVLPKYYPMVGEALLMTFEQYLQLSWTPEVKQAWVDAYGAIANLMLEGAGYTAPSLPSQTVSTPAVEVEKAPVPQESPVLQVELVQKNKSEQIKTLVQEQIQEQIKGLRSVFSQGVIVKQIKEKFVYLQEQFVYWFWELPTWAVTLIVVGIVLFLILITNENSILGQILGSLESLSVVVAVVLFIKEIPERKKQSHYQAWSTIDGAEGVEVSYARYMALQDLNKDGVILRGIKVAGAKLESIDLSDAELSESDFHKADLDNANFNRANLNRANISFASLTRVNFSSANLSFANLKDSNLAGSNLKNANLFGADLSNARLTGVDLSSANLSAANLMGANLSGANLTDTNLNGANLIDAIVPDDLRDE from the coding sequence ATGTCTTTAAAAGTTGAACTATTAGAACAGAGTTTCCAGCGCATCAGACCTCAAGCTGATGAATTTGCAGCTAGCTTCTACGAGAACCTGTTTGCAGCTAACCCAAAGCTCAAACCTTTATTTAGCAACACGGATATAAAGAAGCAGCAGAAAAAGCTGATCGGTTCCTTAGTGTTAGTGGTAGAAAATCTACGCAGACCAGAAGTTCTAGGGCAAGTGCTAAAAGATTTGGGAGGCAGACACATTCAGTACGGGGTATTACCAAAATATTACCCGATGGTGGGTGAGGCGCTGCTGGTGACTTTTGAGCAGTACCTACAGCTCTCTTGGACTCCTGAAGTAAAACAAGCTTGGGTGGATGCCTATGGTGCGATCGCCAATTTGATGTTAGAAGGTGCCGGTTATACCGCACCATCTCTCCCATCACAGACAGTATCAACCCCTTCCGCCAAAGTGGAGAAAGCACCAGTTCCACAGCAGTCTCCTGTTTTACAGGTCGAATTACAGAAAGTACCAACCCCTTCTTTTGAGGTAAATAAAACACCAACACCACAGAAGTCAGGCGCTTTACAGGTAGAATTACTCGAAAGCAGCTTTGCCAAAGTTAGACCCCAGGCAGAACAATTTGCCGCTAGCTTCTACGAGAACTTGTTTGCGGCTAACCCAGAGGTTAAACCTTTATTTGGCAGCACCGATATGAAGAAGCAGCAGAAAAAGCTGATCAGTTCCTTAGTGCTAGTGGTAGAAAGTCTACGTAGGCCCGAAGTTCTAGGACAAGTGCTAAAAGATTTGGGAGGCAGACACATTAGCTACGGAGTATTACCAAAATATTACCCGATGGTGGGTGAGGCGCTGCTAATGACTTTTGAGCAGTACCTACAGCTCTCTTGGACTCCTGAAGTAAAACAAGCTTGGGTGGATGCCTATGGTGCGATCGCCAATTTGATGTTAGAAGGTGCCGGTTATACCGCACCATCTCTCCCATCACAGACAGTATCAACCCCTGCTGTGGAGGTGGAGAAAGCACCAGTCCCACAAGAGTCTCCAGTTTTACAGGTCGAATTAGTCCAAAAAAACAAATCTGAGCAAATTAAGACCCTGGTACAGGAGCAGATACAGGAGCAGATCAAAGGCTTAAGATCGGTTTTCAGCCAAGGCGTAATAGTAAAACAAATCAAGGAAAAATTCGTTTACTTACAAGAACAATTTGTTTACTGGTTCTGGGAATTACCCACATGGGCAGTCACTCTGATCGTCGTCGGCATAGTACTCTTTCTGATTCTGATCACTAATGAAAACTCTATACTAGGACAAATTTTGGGGAGTCTTGAGTCTCTAAGTGTTGTTGTTGCCGTAGTTCTATTCATTAAGGAAATTCCCGAACGTAAAAAACAATCTCACTACCAAGCTTGGAGTACGATAGATGGAGCGGAAGGAGTAGAGGTAAGCTATGCCCGGTATATGGCACTCCAAGATTTGAATAAGGATGGCGTTATTCTTAGAGGGATAAAAGTTGCTGGTGCAAAATTAGAAAGTATCGATCTAAGTGATGCCGAGCTTAGTGAAAGCGATTTCCATAAAGCGGATTTGGATAATGCCAACTTCAATCGCGCCAACCTGAATCGCGCCAACATAAGTTTTGCCAGCCTCACGAGGGTCAACTTCAGTAGCGCAAATCTGAGTTTTGCCAACCTAAAAGATTCCAACTTGGCTGGTTCCAATCTTAAGAATGCTAACTTGTTTGGTGCGGATTTGAGTAATGCTAGGTTGACTGGTGTCGATCTGAGTAGTGCCAACTTGAGTGCTGCTAACCTGATGGGTGCCAACCTTAGTGGCGCAAACCTAACAGATACTAACTTGAATGGTGCCAACCTAATAGATGCGATCGTGCCTGATGATTTGAGAGATGAATAA
- a CDS encoding cysteine desulfurase family protein gives MQIYLDYSATTPTRPEAIAAMQEVLTQQWGNPSSLHEWGQRAATILEQARMQVAGLIKAPAESIIFTSGGTEADNLAIMGVARCYTKPQHIIISSVEHSAVAEPVQLLEQWGWKVTRLPVDRWGRVNENDLENALQPNTVLVSIIYGQSEVGTLQPIEALGNIVRDRGVLFHTDAVQVAGRLPIDVQKLPVDLLSLSSHKIYGPQGSGALYVRPGVELVPLLGGGGQEMRLRSGTQAVPIIAGFGVAAELAAQEMATETSRLIGLRDRLFDQLSDTPSLTPTGHRWHRLPHHVSFCLQDADGKKLTGKTIVRQMNLAGVGISAGAACSSGKLNPSPILLAMGYSTQMAKAGIRLTLGRDTTAADVDWTAIVLKQVLQRLIPEVALAGR, from the coding sequence ATGCAAATTTATCTAGATTACAGCGCTACAACACCGACCCGCCCAGAGGCGATCGCCGCTATGCAAGAAGTCCTCACCCAACAGTGGGGCAACCCCTCCAGTTTGCACGAGTGGGGACAACGGGCAGCAACGATATTAGAACAAGCCAGAATGCAGGTGGCTGGACTAATTAAGGCACCGGCAGAGTCTATTATATTTACCTCTGGCGGCACTGAGGCAGACAATCTGGCAATTATGGGTGTGGCTCGATGTTACACCAAACCTCAGCACATTATTATTTCCAGCGTTGAGCATTCAGCTGTGGCAGAACCAGTACAGCTGCTGGAACAATGGGGCTGGAAAGTGACGCGCTTGCCGGTGGATAGGTGGGGACGAGTTAACGAAAATGACTTGGAAAACGCGCTGCAACCCAATACGGTTTTAGTTTCGATAATCTACGGTCAGAGTGAAGTTGGCACTCTACAACCGATCGAAGCTTTGGGAAATATTGTCCGCGATCGCGGAGTGCTGTTCCACACAGATGCAGTTCAAGTAGCTGGGCGTTTGCCGATCGATGTGCAAAAATTGCCGGTAGATTTACTTTCCCTTTCCAGTCACAAAATTTATGGCCCTCAAGGGTCTGGGGCGCTGTACGTCCGTCCCGGCGTGGAATTAGTTCCTTTGTTGGGTGGTGGAGGGCAAGAAATGCGCTTGCGTTCTGGAACTCAAGCTGTGCCAATTATTGCCGGTTTTGGAGTAGCTGCGGAACTGGCGGCGCAAGAAATGGCTACGGAAACGTCCAGGTTGATTGGGTTGCGCGATCGTCTTTTCGACCAACTTTCCGATACTCCCAGTTTGACACCCACGGGTCACCGTTGGCACCGTTTGCCTCACCATGTCAGTTTCTGCTTGCAGGATGCCGATGGTAAAAAGCTCACCGGCAAAACCATCGTGCGGCAAATGAACTTAGCTGGTGTTGGTATTAGTGCTGGTGCTGCTTGCAGTAGCGGCAAACTCAACCCCAGTCCTATCCTGCTGGCGATGGGGTACAGTACCCAGATGGCAAAAGCGGGAATTCGCCTGACTTTGGGGCGTGACACGACAGCAGCTGATGTGGACTGGACTGCGATCGTACTGAAGCAAGTGTTGCAAAGATTGATACCAGAGGTGGCATTAGCTGGGCGTTGA